A single genomic interval of Alteromonas sp. BL110 harbors:
- a CDS encoding iron-containing alcohol dehydrogenase, producing MKVSEFKTAGKLITGLGAIKALTDEMKRLGINNCAVITDKGVSSSGLLDQILTLIPSKPLLIVDDIPPEPEVDVIERKLCLLREKQIDGIIALGGGSAIDSAKVLASTYDYTGPLVDLFGENTLTQRNLPLIVVPTTAGTGSEVTNIAILSDPKAQMKKGIVSHCLLPDVAIVAPEMTKTCPPSITAASGIDAFVHALEAYISVNASPITDALAEKALKLIFNSLSHAYNNGENLSAREDMATGSLMAGLAFGNAGVGAVHALAYPLGGRFHLSHGMSNAVMLPHVLKVNAPFCQDKLYCVAKLLKVCERHHSKEEAVKLLLGAIEKLCRDVDIPNSLTHFNISPTCVGELAEEASKVTRLLRNNPKQLSIKEIEDIYRLAF from the coding sequence ATGAAGGTTTCGGAATTTAAGACCGCGGGAAAACTCATTACTGGACTAGGTGCTATTAAAGCCCTTACTGATGAAATGAAGCGTTTAGGCATAAATAACTGTGCTGTGATAACTGATAAAGGCGTATCTTCTTCAGGGCTTCTCGACCAAATACTCACGCTCATTCCTTCTAAACCTTTACTTATTGTTGATGACATACCTCCTGAGCCTGAAGTAGATGTTATAGAAAGAAAGTTGTGCTTGCTTCGGGAAAAACAGATAGACGGAATAATCGCGCTGGGCGGAGGCAGTGCTATTGATAGCGCTAAAGTACTTGCCTCTACATATGACTATACCGGCCCCCTTGTAGATCTCTTCGGTGAAAATACGCTTACACAAAGAAACCTCCCTCTTATTGTTGTTCCCACTACCGCAGGTACAGGTTCCGAAGTTACCAACATTGCTATTTTGTCTGATCCTAAAGCACAAATGAAGAAAGGCATTGTTAGTCACTGCTTATTACCCGATGTAGCAATTGTTGCACCTGAGATGACAAAAACGTGCCCTCCCTCAATTACAGCAGCGAGCGGTATAGATGCATTTGTTCACGCGCTTGAAGCCTATATAAGTGTTAATGCCAGCCCCATTACCGACGCGCTTGCAGAGAAGGCGCTTAAGCTTATATTTAATTCATTATCACACGCTTATAATAATGGAGAGAACTTATCAGCTCGTGAAGATATGGCCACCGGCAGTTTAATGGCAGGTCTTGCATTTGGAAATGCCGGCGTGGGCGCAGTACATGCATTGGCCTACCCATTAGGAGGGCGCTTTCATTTATCACACGGCATGAGTAACGCGGTAATGCTTCCTCACGTTTTGAAAGTTAATGCGCCTTTCTGCCAAGACAAACTTTATTGCGTAGCTAAGCTACTGAAGGTATGTGAGCGCCACCATTCAAAGGAAGAAGCAGTTAAACTGCTATTAGGTGCTATAGAAAAGCTGTGTAGGGATGTAGACATACCAAATTCACTCACCCATTTTAATATTTCGCCAACTTGTGTAGGGGAACTAGCAGAAGAAGCGAGTAAAGTAACTCGCCTCCTTCGCAATAATCCCAAGCAATTAAGTATTAAAGAGATTGAAGATATATACCGACTCGCGTTTTAA